In the Schaalia hyovaginalis genome, CTCGAGGATGTTGAGCTGGACCTGCTTGCCGGTGAGCTTCTCGAGGTCCTGGCGAAGGCGATCGGCCTCGGCGCCGCGGCGGCCGATGACGATGCCCGGGCGGGCGGTGTGCAGGTCGACGCGCACGCGGTCACGGGTGCGCTCGATATCGACCTTCGAGATGCCCGCGCGCTCGAGGTTCTCGGTGAGGTTCTTGCGGATGGCGACGTCCTCGGCGACGTAGTCGGCGTAGCGCTGACCCTTCGTCGTGGAATCGGAGAACCAGCGGGACCGGTGATCGGTGGTGATTCCCAGGCGGAACCCGGTGGGGTTGACCTTCTGGCCCATATCAGCGGTCTCCCTTCTTCTTGTCTTCCTTGGTGCCGACCACGAGCGTGATGTGGCTCGTGCGCTTGAGGATGCGTCCTGCGCGCCCCTGAGCGCGCGGACGGAAGCGCTTCATGGTCGGGCCCTCATCGACGAAAGCTTCAATGATCTGAAGCTCAGCCTCGTTGAAGGTCTCGCCGGCGGCTTCCGCCTTGACCTTCGAGTTGGCGACGGCGCTGAGGAGCACCTTACGGACATCGGTGGCGACGGCCTGAGGAGCGAACCTCAGGATGTCGGCGGCCTCCAGGACGGCCTTGCCACGAACTTCGTTCACGACGCGGCGGGCCTTCTGGGGCGTGACGCGGACATAACGCGCCTGCGCCTTGGCTTCCATGTATCTGCCTCTTCTTCCCAGGGCCGGCTCAGCGCCGGCGTCCCTTACGATCGTCCTTGTCGTGGCTGCGGAAGGTGCGCGTGGGAGCGAACTCTCCGAGCTTGTGGCCCACCATCGATTCGGTGACGAAGACGGGGACGTGCTTGCGACCGTCGTGGACCGCGAAGGTCAGGCCCAGGAAATCCGGGGTGATGACCGAACGGCGCGACCAGGTCTTGATGACGTTCTTCGAGCCGGA is a window encoding:
- the rplV gene encoding 50S ribosomal protein L22; this translates as MEAKAQARYVRVTPQKARRVVNEVRGKAVLEAADILRFAPQAVATDVRKVLLSAVANSKVKAEAAGETFNEAELQIIEAFVDEGPTMKRFRPRAQGRAGRILKRTSHITLVVGTKEDKKKGDR
- the rpsS gene encoding 30S ribosomal protein S19; protein product: MPRSLKKGPFVDDHLLKKVDAANESGSKNVIKTWSRRSVITPDFLGLTFAVHDGRKHVPVFVTESMVGHKLGEFAPTRTFRSHDKDDRKGRRR